In the Ostrinia nubilalis chromosome 15, ilOstNubi1.1, whole genome shotgun sequence genome, one interval contains:
- the LOC135078984 gene encoding sepiapterin reductase, translating to MASSSSNIDLSGPTYCVVTGASQGIGRALAVEVSKLLGRKSVILLLARNKEELSITAGLCKADGVEVLYESVDLSKATNSEMTDILNKALKGRKVTDFATNLIFHNVGSLGNLAVETSRMENVEELRKYYDLNVFNVISLNTQFLKLFEEVEDRVIIVNITSLCAIKPMSGMAYYCSGKAAREMYFRVLAEEKKHVKVLNYSPGPVETAMIDFVLDEAVNDNLKDVFNSFKNQGTLLKPEVTAKKCMKVLRAGKFAPGEHVDYFDDE from the coding sequence ATGGCATCCTCATCCTCTAACATTGATTTGTCAGGGCCCACCTACTGCGTCGTCACTGGAGCGTCCCAGGGTATCGGTAGAGCATTAGCCGTAGAGGTATCAAAACTTCTTGGGCGTAAGTCAGTTATACTTCTTTTGGCTCGTAACAAAGAGGAATTGTCCATTACCGCCGGCCTGTGTAAAGCAGATGGTGTTGAAGTTCTGTACGAATCGGTAGACCTCTCGAAGGCGACAAATTCCGAAATGACAGATATTCTCAACAAAGCTTTGAAGGGACGCAAAGTGACAGACTTCGCCACTAACCTAATTTTCCACAACGTCGGTTCTCTTGGTAATCTAGCTGTGGAAACGAGCCGCATGGAGAATGTTGAGGAGCTGAGAAAGTACTACGATCTGAATGTATTTAACGTAATCTCATTGAATACTCAATTCCTTAAGTTATTTGAGGAGGTAGAAGACCGTGTTATTATTGTGAATATCACATCGCTTTGTGCAATTAAGCCTATGAGTGGTATGGCCTATTACTGCAGCGGGAAGGCAGCGCGTGAGATGTATTTCAGAGTTTTGGCTGAGGAGAAGAAGCATGTTAAGGTGTTAAACTATTCCCCTGGTCCGGTTGAGACAGCTATGATCGATTTTGTCTTGGATGAGGCGGTTAATGATAACTTGAAAGACGTGTTCAACTCGTTCAAAAACCAAGGTACTCTTTTAAAACCTGAGGTTACTGcgaaaaaatgtatgaaagtcCTCCGCGCAGGCAAGTTCGCACCGGGGGAACATGTAGACTACTTTGACGATGAATGa